A window of Nicotiana sylvestris chromosome 8, ASM39365v2, whole genome shotgun sequence genomic DNA:
TGACTCACGAACCTCAATCTTCAATGGTCAGAGCTTACGTGAAATTATAAAATTTTGCTAGTCATAGTAATGACCAAATTAATATACAGTACCATTAGTTTACATGTTTCTTTTTCACTAGTGAATGAGTGGAATTGTCACCCAATGAAGATTGCCACTTTGTAAATCCACACCAACCTCCCTTGATTTGATATTCAACCCATCATCAAATTTTTGGAGAGTTTTTAACAAAACCATCCAAGAAAAATGACACCTCACCCTGAAAATATGACACTAGCTAAAACTGACCATTAACCCTGAATTATTTAATCATGTGGTATCTCCAACTTATTAGTTACTAATAATAATCTTCTAGGAGgggggaaaagaaagaaaagaatgggaAGTAAAGTTTCTCCAAGAAAGTTGCATTATGATGTTAGTATGTCAAAGAGAACAAGAAAGCCATTGAATCTGAATGCAATTAGTGATAAAAAACCTCAGCAGTCTGAAGAGTTGATTGGTTCAGTGGAGAAAAAACAAGCTCCAagtgaagaagaaaggaaatatgaGAGGAAGAGTTTGAAACAGCTGATTGAAGTAAGAAGCATTTCGCTAAGGCAACATTTTATAGAGGAAGAAAAGCAACTACAAGTGATGGTAAAACAGCAGCCAGAAGAGAGCATGGTAAATGGACTGAAGTTGAAGAAAATTGTGAGATGTTATACCAATGTTTTAAGTCATATGATTAAGAGAAAGAAGACTGCTGGTTACAGAATGAAAATGCAGGTCCACAAGTCCAAATCTTGAGCTTATACAGAGGAATTAAGTTTTTTTCGTTTTCTTCATTGGGATCTAAAAACTCCCAACAGGAAGAGTGGGGTAGGGGAAGAAGATTAGAACTATATGATTATGTATATGTGCACTTCTTTTtgacaaaattattattatttgcaTTCACGAGAggtagcaacaacaacatacaTCACAAATTATCCTTAAACTGTGTAGTCTGTCCAATATCAAGTAATTAACTATAGATGAGCAAAAAGCTTGAGGTGCAACTCATACATAATCATAGCAATTCATAATCCCCTTACGAATGCTAGTACAACTCAACGACTGGACTACTAATAAGCAAAAGAAGCTCAAAAAGGCACCCACGGATAATTTAATTAAAAGCAATGAAAAGAAAGTGGACTCCAAATAATCCACCAGTTACAAATTAGACTTCAACTTTCCAATAAATATATAACCAGAGATCTAGAATTTTAAGCTTATGGATTCCTATAATAATAGTAAGTTAATCGATATGATAATTGGACCAACGAACTGGGTTCAAGTTAAATATTCTTATacttttaatgaattttttagtACAAACACAAGGTCTAaacaaaagttactgggttcacGGGAACCCGTAGCCTTTGCTCTAGATCCGCCCTTGTAGATAACAACTATAATatacctggagtttcaaataggcatggatatctgctccgcatctcccgctcgatctcccaggtagcctcctcgactggctggcctctctactgcaccttcactgaagctatgttctttgacctcaagtttcgaacctgccgatccaaaatggccacAGGCTCCACATCATaactcaaatcatcatccaattaAACCTTGTTGAAattcaaaacatgagacggatcgccgacATATTTCCAGAGCATGAAAACATAAAACACTGGATGAACACTCGATACACTAGGTGGAAATGCAAGCTTATAAGCCATCTCTCCAATCCTCTCAAGcacctcaaacgggccaatgtatcgagggctcaacttgcccttcttcccgatcctcataacacccttcatgggtgaaactctgAGTAGTACCTTCTCCTCCACCATGTAAGCAACATCATGAAGCTTTCGATCAACGTAGCTCTTCTGTCTTTGCAAAGCCAATCCTAAATCAACTTAACCtcgtccaaagcatcctgaaccaagtcagtatctaatagcctagcctcacctagctcaaaccaacccacaaGAGACCGACACTATCTCcaatacaaagccttatatggagccatctgaatgctcaatTGGTAGCTGTTggtgtaggcaaactctgcaagcggcagaAACGGATCCTAAGAACCCCCGAAATCTATGACGCAAGCGTGTAGCATATCCTCCAacatttgaatagtgcgctcggactatctgTTCGTCTAAGGGtggaatgatgtactcaactTAACCCGTGTGCCTAACTCTTGCTGCACTGCTCTCCAAAACTACAATGTAAACTGCGTTCCCtaatctgaaatgatggacactggcacACCGTGAAGGCAAACAATCTCGGAGATGTAGATCTCATCCAACTACTCCGAATAATAAGTAGTCCCAACTAGAATGaaatgtgcggacttggtcaacagatccataatcacccaactaacatcaaacttcctcgaagtccgtgggagcccaactataaaatccatggtgatacactcccatttccacttcggaatctcaagcctctgaagcaatccgccaggtctctgatgctcgtagtttacctgctgacaatttaggcaccaagctacaaaccccactatatccttcatcctcctcctccaccaatagtgctacctcaagcctgatacatctttgcggcatacggatgaatagaataccgtgaactgtgggtctcctcaagaatcaactcatgtagcccgtctacattgggcacacaaatctgaccctgcatcctcaacactccatcatccccaatagtaaccTCCTTTGCATCACCTTGCTGGACTGTGTccttaaggataagaaaatagggatcatcatactaacgctctctgatgcgatcatataaggaagaacgagaaaccacacaagctagaactcAACTAGGCTtcaaaatatctaatctcacgagCTGATTGGCCAACGCCTGAACATCTGATGCGAGCTGTCTCTCACCCACCGCAATAAATGCAAGGCTTCCTATACTCTCCAACTTTCTACTCGAGGCATCGTCCACTATATTGTCCTTACCaagatgatatagaatggtgatatcatattcTTTttgtagctccaaccatctttgctgcctcaaatttagatccttttgtttgaacaagtactGGAGACTTTGATGATATGTAAATacttcacaagacacaccatagaggtAGTTCCTTCAAATGTTCAATGCATGAACGATGGTTTCCAACTCCTAATCATGaatatggtagttcttctcataaggCTTTAACTGGCGTGAAGAATAAGCAATCACTTTGCCCTCCTGCATCAAGACACACACAATACCagtccgagaagcatcacaatacactgtataagagCCTGACACTGAAGGAAAACTAGAACTGaagttgtggtcaaggtagtcttgaacttctaaaagctctcctaaCAGTCAtctgataacctgaatggagacccttctgggtcaatttggtcaaaggcGTTACAACGGATGAGAAACCCTCTATAAAGCGACAATAATATCCGTTCAAGCTGAGAAAACTCAGAATCTCAGTAGCtgaagacggtctgggccaactctgagccgcctctatcttctttggatccatcTTAATACCcgcactggacaccacgtgccacAAGAACGCCACCGAACTAaactaaaactcacacttggagaacttggcacaAAGCTTCTCCTCGCTCAACCTCTGTAGTACAATCCTCAAatgttgggcatgctcctcctggttatgtgagtacaccaggatatcatcaatgaatactatgacaaacgaatcaagatatGGCTAAAATtcactgttcatcagatgcatgaatgttgctggggcgttGGTTAGCCTaaaagatatcaaaaggaacTCATAGTGACTATAACGGGTCCGGAATGCCATATTTAGAATATACAAGTCCCGattcttcaactggtgatacccagacctcagatcaatcttagagaataccctcgctccctgataCTGGTCAATTAAATCATCAATGCgcggcaaatgatacttgttcttaattgtaactttgttcaattacTTATAGtcgatgcacatccgcatagtaccatccttctttttcacaaacatAACTAGTGCACCCTAAGGAGACACACTAAGCCAAaaaaaccccttatcaaggagctcttgaagctgctccttcaactctactggtgccatatgatacggaggaatagaaataggctgagtgcctggtaccaagtcaataccaaaatcaatatccctatcgggtggcatgcctagtaggtctgcaggaaatacatctgGAAAGTCTCGCACTACCAGGGCAGAATCAATAGTGGGAGTATCAGCAACAACGTCTCTCACAAAATCCAAATATGACAAACACCcgttcccaaccatccgttgggcctttaGGTAAGAAATCACTCTGCTGGGAACATAATAtagagaacctctccactcgATACTTGGCAACCCCGGCATCGCCAATGTCAGGGTCTTAGCATGCcaatctagaatagcatgacatggagacaaccaatccataccaatATCACATTGAAATCAACTATATACGCAATAAGAGATAAACTTTAGTCTCCAATctcccaatagttaccacacatgaccaatacacatggtccacaataatagtatcgcccacggGCATAGACACATGGACATTTGAGACTAAGGACTCAAGGGGCATATTCAAATAACAGTAAAATATGATAATACATACGAATACAtagaaccagggtcaaataatatataGGCATCCCTGTGGCatactaagacaatacctgtgatcactgtGCTTAAAGAAATGGCCACTGTCCTGACAGGAATAACATTGAATGGAGCCTCACCACCACTAGATTAgcctccccctttagggcgacCTCTAGATGCCTGAGCCCTACCCCGAGATGGCTGTGCGAGTGGTGAAGTGACTGGTGCAGAAGTCGTAGcctgacccctctactgaactGGACCTCCCAAGAGATGGGGAAATTGCCTCCTAATATGTCCAAGCTTCCCACACTATTAGCAACCTCGATTTGTCAATGGTGGTGGGGACAGAATCAGACCCCGAGAACTAGAATAACTGCTAGAAGAACCTGGTGCAGataaaccctgaactgaaggagcacgagatgaactctgatcTGGGAGAGCACTAAGAGATAACTGCCCCGAGCGAGCACTATATGAACCATGGCTAGCTGATGCACCACGATGAACCTATCAATCCATCTAAGCGGGCCTATAAGGACGACCCTTGTTGTGGTAGGACTGCCCCCAGAAGGAACACCGATGAAACCACCTGaaccacgaggcctcttagcctccctctcctcacAATCCTAACTATGGACCAACTCTCGCTACCGAGCAATATCAACCGCCTCGTCGAATCCTAGCACCTGATGCATTCTCTTGAGTTATAAAAACAATGCAACAAATAactgaggccatcaatgaaccttaTAATCCTCTCTCAGTGGGAACCAATTAGATTTCATGACGAGCAAACTCGAAAAATCTCATTTCACACTGGGTCACAGACATGACCTCCTGGCGTagctgctcaaactgcctacgtaCCTCCTCCATGCGGGGTCAGTGGCACaaacttcaccaaaaagagaatggagaactcatTCCATGAAAGTGGTGCATCATTGGCTGACCTGCTCTGCTCATAGGCCTCCCACTATCTAAAATCTTTCCATGttaactgaaaagtagtaaataagaccccactagtctccagaatacctgccgTGCGAAAATTCCACTGGCATCTATCCAAGAAGTCTTGAGCATCCTGAGACTCAACTCCACTGAATGTTGGAGGCTTGAGCCTCCTAAACCTCTCTAGACTCTTCTACTCCTCATCACTCATAATGGGACCCACTTGGACTTGAGCAATTACAACCGGCCGAGTTGGAAatacccccggtgtctgaagtccctgcatcaCCTGCTCTGGAGTAcgggcggcaggagtctgagCACCActcccagcctgagaagtggctggtgtaGCCAgagctgaaaccgcctgagcaaGGCTAGTGCAAACAGTCAATATCTGAGCCAGATCCTATTGAAGGCCTAAAATCACAATGATCATAGCTAGTCCCACCGGCTCAACCACAATTGGGATCTGCTCCGGCCACACACAAATCCGAAAATCCTCAGATACCAAATATGAATCTTGAACCCATTAAGgccttctcgagagtcatccacccTACTCTAACATCAATGCACTGCAACAAGTGCCGAGCAACTTGTACTCCATTAACATATAAATACCTTAAGATCAAAACCTCATCCTTATGCAACCAAGTAAATCCTCTCTCCTTGTATACCATCTCCATAATGAATATCAAATCTGAACCATTCCATAACTTTCATATACTAATAAAGCATATTACATCATGTATATAACACATCCCTTGCTCGAAATCATCCCCGATAATACCCTTCTCAAATCGTAGCTAATCCACAAACACATCCTAGTCTAGGAACTATACTCATGCCCATATGACCTATTCATGGATTGTacactcccccacttggctcaaagccacaAAACACATCATCTGTTAACCACAATACTCTTCCTTTTTAACTATTAGGGTCTCACACTATATTCAACTTAATTTCCTTATAAGCTCATGTAGTATCGGTGAAAACTC
This region includes:
- the LOC104226449 gene encoding uncharacterized protein encodes the protein MGSKVSPRKLHYDVSMSKRTRKPLNLNAISDKKPQQSEELIGSVEKKQAPSEEERKYERKSLKQLIEVRSISLRQHFIEEEKQLQVMVKQQPEESMVNGLKLKKIVRCYTNVLSHMIKRKKTAGYRMKMQVHKSKS